The following DNA comes from Sediminitomix flava.
CCAAACTATCCAATTCAGATACTGTTTCTAGAGTCCAAACTACATCAACGTTCCAATCCACGAAACTACTGTCTGCTGCAAAGTTCTCGCTGCTCAAGCCAAACTTCGCTTTTGAACCTGCTGATACTGTCTGTTGAGTAGTTACTGTATCCCAATAAGACTTTTCAATCTTGGCAGTTGAGTTTACTTGCCCTACTAAACCGCCGTTATTTTCTTCTCCTAAAACTATTCCTACGGCATAACTTTCTAGCACACTTGAATTGTAACAGGCTCCTAAAAGTCCTCCGACATTTCTAATTCCTGTAACATTGGCTAGTGAATAGCTTCTATGAACAAAAGTATTTTTACCAATCTCTCCGATTAGTCCACCAATTGATTTCTCCGTAGATTCTATATCTCCACTCACATAAACTCGTTCTATGATCGAACCAACAGCTTTACCTACTAGACCTCCAACAGATGATTTACCTAGAAGTGAGACATCTGTTAAGCCTAATTGATGAATGTGAGCATCTGACACAAAACCAAATAATCCTATTTGTTTACCTTCTGATCTGTTAATAGTCAAGGAATCAACCTCAAAACCTTGTCCATTCAAGCTTCCTGTAAATGGCACTTTGTCTGTACCGATTGGTGAAAATCCTTCTTCCAAATTCCAATGGAATGTCTCTGAAGCATTTATATTTTCTGTAACCAAATAGTGCTTGCTCCAACGGACTGAATCAGACATTCCTGTTTCCAATCCTTCGGATAACCATCTCAATTCGGAAAGATTACTGATTTGATAAGGATCAGAGATTGTTCCTGTACCTAT
Coding sequences within:
- a CDS encoding GLUG motif-containing protein gives rise to the protein IGTGTISDPYQISNLSELRWLSEGLETGMSDSVRWSKHYLVTENINASETFHWNLEEGFSPIGTDKVPFTGSLNGQGFEVDSLTINRSEGKQIGLFGFVSDAHIHQLGLTDVSLLGKSSVGGLVGKAVGSIIERVYVSGDIESTEKSIGGLIGEIGKNTFVHRSYSLANVTGIRNVGGLLGACYNSSVLESYAVGIVLGEENNGGLVGQVNSTAKIEKSYWDTVTTQQTVSAGSKAKFGLSSENFAADSSFVDWNVDVVWTLETVSELDSLVRPYLFQDGNTNVHFISVADSVGGSISPRSLSLTEGETRVYKIKSENGYQIVDVFVDSVSQGALSEYTFVEVSSAHSISASFEKIPYEITVNVGSHGEVDSSSTTIFYDEVKTFKFIADEGYEIYSVYVNGEDLGVISEYTFQDIFANQTLEVFFIKSGLVVATELTMGSGTISDPYQISNLSELRWLSEGLETGMSDSVRWSKHYVVTENINASEAFHWNLEEGFSPIGTDKIPFTGSLNGQGFEID